A region of Crenobacter cavernae DNA encodes the following proteins:
- a CDS encoding tyrosine-type recombinase/integrase, with the protein MPLTDLAIRQAKPQDKPYHLADGGSLFLEVTPAGGKLWLFRYRFAGKPGKLSFGKYPAVTLAEARDKAAQARRQLEEGANPGHAKKVAKVAAKVAAANAFEAIAREWHANELPRWTEGHAVRVLESLEADAFPALGKIPVTDLTAPLILDALRKIEKRGAVETAGRVLQRVNAIIRYAIQTGRAEYNPAADLAGALSATKVEHRPAMPRSELPEFYRRLAAEPLHQPTRIAMHLLILTFVRPGELRAARWDEFDIERAEWRIPAERMKMRAPHLVPLSRQALALLQELRPLTGRGALLFPAMTDHDKPMSENTLSYALGRMGYKGTATPHGFRALASTVLNEEGFDPDVIERQLAHAERNKVRAAYHRAEYLEERRRMLQWWADFHDSQQGGNVRPVNFKRSA; encoded by the coding sequence ATGCCCCTGACCGATCTCGCCATCCGACAAGCCAAGCCGCAGGACAAGCCCTATCACCTGGCGGACGGTGGCAGCCTGTTCCTCGAAGTGACGCCCGCCGGCGGCAAGCTGTGGCTGTTCCGTTACCGCTTCGCCGGCAAGCCGGGCAAGTTGTCCTTTGGCAAGTACCCGGCGGTAACGTTGGCCGAAGCGCGCGACAAGGCCGCCCAAGCGCGTCGCCAGCTTGAAGAGGGAGCCAACCCCGGGCACGCGAAGAAAGTCGCCAAGGTGGCGGCCAAGGTCGCAGCCGCCAATGCCTTCGAGGCCATCGCGCGCGAGTGGCACGCCAACGAGCTGCCGCGCTGGACCGAAGGTCACGCCGTGCGGGTGCTCGAATCGCTTGAGGCGGATGCTTTCCCGGCCCTCGGCAAAATCCCTGTCACCGACCTGACCGCCCCCTTGATCCTCGACGCGCTGCGCAAGATCGAGAAACGCGGCGCGGTGGAAACCGCCGGCCGCGTCCTGCAACGCGTCAACGCAATCATCCGCTATGCGATCCAGACCGGCCGGGCCGAATACAACCCGGCCGCCGACCTGGCCGGCGCTCTGAGTGCGACCAAGGTCGAGCACCGGCCGGCTATGCCGCGCAGCGAGCTGCCCGAGTTCTATCGCCGCCTCGCCGCCGAGCCGCTACACCAGCCGACGCGGATCGCGATGCACCTGCTGATCCTGACTTTCGTTCGGCCGGGCGAGCTGCGCGCGGCGCGCTGGGACGAGTTCGATATTGAGCGCGCCGAATGGCGCATCCCGGCCGAGCGAATGAAGATGCGCGCGCCGCACCTGGTGCCGCTGTCGCGCCAAGCGCTCGCCCTGCTGCAGGAATTGCGGCCGCTGACCGGGCGCGGCGCGCTGCTGTTCCCGGCCATGACGGACCACGACAAGCCGATGAGCGAGAACACCCTGAGCTACGCGCTCGGCCGCATGGGCTACAAGGGCACCGCCACGCCGCACGGCTTCCGCGCGCTAGCGTCGACGGTGCTGAACGAAGAAGGCTTCGATCCCGACGTGATCGAGCGCCAGCTCGCGCACGCGGAGCGCAACAAGGTCCGGGCTGCCTATCACCGCGCCGAATACCTGGAAGAGCGGCGGCGCATGCTGCAGTGGTGGGCAGACTTCCACGACAGCCAGCAGGGCGGCAACGTGCGGCCGGTCAACTTCAAGCGCTCGGCCTGA
- the pgsA gene encoding CDP-diacylglycerol--glycerol-3-phosphate 3-phosphatidyltransferase: MPFNLPIFLTWLRVGLIPVFVIVFYLPDTVLTPRSANLLAALIFAVASITDWLDGYLARRLGLTSSFGAFLDPVADKLIVAAALILLVDQGRTYAWLAMIIIGREIAISALREWMAEMGKRKSVAVATIGKLKTSAQMAAILLLLFAEPLIPGVSTLLVGNLFMVVAAILTLWSMVYYLRMAAREFSGK; the protein is encoded by the coding sequence ATGCCCTTTAATCTGCCCATCTTTCTGACCTGGCTGCGGGTCGGCCTGATCCCGGTCTTCGTGATCGTCTTCTACCTGCCGGACACGGTGCTGACGCCGCGCTCGGCCAACCTCCTGGCGGCGCTGATCTTCGCGGTGGCCAGCATCACCGACTGGCTCGACGGTTACCTCGCGCGCCGGCTCGGCCTGACCTCGTCGTTCGGCGCCTTCCTCGACCCGGTGGCCGACAAGCTGATCGTCGCCGCCGCGCTGATCCTGCTGGTCGACCAGGGGCGGACCTACGCCTGGCTCGCGATGATCATCATCGGCCGCGAGATCGCGATCTCGGCGCTGCGCGAGTGGATGGCGGAAATGGGCAAGCGCAAGAGCGTCGCGGTGGCGACCATCGGCAAGCTCAAGACCAGCGCGCAGATGGCGGCCATCCTGCTGCTCTTGTTCGCCGAACCCTTGATTCCGGGCGTGTCGACCCTGCTCGTCGGCAACCTGTTCATGGTGGTCGCGGCGATTTTGACTTTGTGGTCAATGGTTTATTACCTGCGCATGGCGGCGCGCGAATTTTCAGGAAAATAA
- the uvrC gene encoding excinuclease ABC subunit UvrC, translated as MQVKTPPHTFDPKPVLANLPGLPGVYRMLDARGDVLYVGKAIDLKKRVSSYFQKSDLSPRIQLMVRQIAAIETTVTRNEAEALILENNLIKALAPKYNILFRDDKSYPYLMLSGHAFPQLAYYRGPLDKRHQFFGPYPNGYAVRESIQILQKVFRIRTCEDSVFANRSRPCLLYQIKRCSGPCVGLISPDDYRRDVQSAVSFLQGKQNELITLLSQRMEAAAAALEFEQAAELRDQIQALVRVQEKQFVESNTSQLDCDVVVAVEEGGLSCVNLTMIRGGRHLGDKSFFPNSAGDADALATLEAFLGQHYLGAPLPPLILVNLDVSEVLRDYLVERAGRRLAINANPIGERRVWLEMAEKNARLAIGQRAASRATQTLRLEALAEQLEMEALERLECFDISHTMGEATVASCVVYDKGAMQPSEYRRYNIETAAAGDDYGAMREVLTRRYTKLAGGEGKLPDVVLIDGGKGQVGVALEVLAEVGLNLPVVGVAKGEERKVGLETLILPFLQKTVQLPSDHPALHLIQTIRDEAHRFAITGHRARRAKARVTSSLEDIPGIGAKRRQRLLTRFGGLRGVAAASVDDLAQVEGISRALAEKIYNALH; from the coding sequence GTGCAAGTGAAAACGCCGCCCCACACCTTCGATCCGAAACCGGTGCTCGCCAACCTGCCCGGCCTGCCCGGCGTCTACCGCATGCTCGACGCGCGTGGTGACGTGCTCTATGTCGGCAAGGCGATCGACCTGAAAAAGCGCGTCAGCTCCTACTTCCAGAAGAGCGACCTGTCGCCGCGCATCCAGTTGATGGTACGCCAGATCGCCGCGATCGAGACCACGGTCACGCGCAACGAGGCCGAGGCGCTGATCCTCGAAAACAACCTGATCAAGGCGCTCGCCCCGAAGTACAACATCCTGTTCCGCGACGACAAGTCGTATCCCTACCTGATGCTGTCCGGCCACGCGTTCCCGCAGCTGGCGTACTACCGCGGCCCGCTCGACAAGCGCCACCAGTTCTTCGGTCCTTACCCGAACGGCTACGCGGTGCGCGAGAGCATCCAGATTCTGCAGAAGGTGTTCCGCATTCGTACCTGCGAGGACAGCGTGTTCGCCAACCGCTCGCGGCCCTGTCTCCTTTACCAGATCAAGCGCTGCTCGGGACCGTGCGTCGGCTTGATCAGCCCGGACGACTACCGGCGCGACGTGCAAAGCGCGGTGTCCTTCCTGCAGGGCAAGCAGAACGAGCTGATAACGCTCTTGTCGCAGCGCATGGAAGCGGCCGCGGCGGCGCTCGAATTCGAGCAGGCGGCCGAACTCCGCGACCAGATCCAGGCGCTGGTGCGCGTGCAGGAAAAGCAGTTCGTCGAGAGCAATACCAGCCAGCTCGATTGCGACGTGGTGGTCGCGGTCGAAGAGGGTGGCTTGAGCTGCGTGAACCTGACGATGATCCGCGGCGGCCGCCACCTGGGCGACAAGAGCTTCTTCCCCAATAGCGCCGGCGACGCCGACGCGCTGGCGACGCTCGAGGCCTTCCTCGGCCAGCATTACCTCGGCGCGCCGCTGCCGCCGCTGATCCTCGTCAACCTCGACGTCAGCGAGGTGCTGCGCGATTACCTCGTCGAGCGCGCCGGGCGCCGGCTCGCGATCAACGCCAACCCGATCGGCGAGCGGCGCGTGTGGCTCGAGATGGCCGAGAAGAACGCGCGGCTGGCGATCGGCCAGCGTGCGGCGAGCCGCGCGACGCAGACGCTGCGCCTCGAGGCGTTGGCCGAGCAGCTGGAAATGGAAGCGCTCGAGCGGCTCGAGTGCTTCGACATCAGCCACACGATGGGCGAGGCGACCGTCGCCTCGTGCGTGGTGTACGACAAGGGCGCGATGCAGCCGTCCGAATACCGGCGCTACAACATCGAGACCGCCGCGGCCGGCGACGACTACGGCGCGATGCGCGAGGTGCTGACTCGCCGTTATACCAAGTTGGCCGGGGGCGAAGGCAAGCTGCCCGACGTCGTGCTGATTGACGGCGGCAAGGGCCAGGTCGGCGTCGCGCTCGAGGTGTTGGCCGAGGTCGGCCTCAACCTGCCGGTGGTCGGCGTCGCCAAGGGCGAGGAGCGCAAGGTAGGTCTGGAAACCCTGATTCTGCCGTTCCTGCAAAAGACGGTACAATTGCCGAGCGACCATCCGGCGCTGCACCTGATCCAGACCATCCGCGACGAGGCACACCGCTTCGCCATCACCGGCCACCGCGCGCGCCGCGCCAAGGCGCGCGTCACCTCGAGCCTGGAAGACATCCCGGGCATCGGCGCCAAGCGTCGCCAGCGCCTGCTGACCCGTTTCGGCGGCCTCAGGGGCGTCGCGGCGGCCAGCGTCGACGACCTGGCGCAGGTGGAAGGCATCAGCCGCGCGCTGGCCGAAAAAATTTACAACGCCCTGCATTAA
- a CDS encoding DUF4124 domain-containing protein, with protein sequence MMKLVALISCATLLFAAGAHATVYTYKDANGKTVFSDQPPPGVTAKPVTVKPAATPPASANAAVNASGGVARPKADTGKELDAQNAKVKEENAKIDAQNAKVKQENCTRARGNLAVVQQGGRVKFVDKNGNVQYLDDKNRADQLRQAEQNVATWCK encoded by the coding sequence ATGATGAAACTTGTCGCTTTGATCAGCTGTGCGACGCTGTTGTTCGCCGCAGGCGCCCACGCCACGGTCTATACGTACAAGGACGCCAACGGCAAGACGGTGTTTTCCGACCAGCCGCCGCCCGGCGTGACCGCGAAGCCAGTGACGGTCAAACCGGCCGCGACGCCGCCGGCCTCGGCCAACGCCGCCGTCAATGCTTCGGGCGGCGTCGCTAGGCCTAAGGCCGACACGGGCAAGGAGCTCGACGCGCAGAACGCCAAGGTGAAGGAGGAGAATGCCAAGATCGACGCGCAGAACGCCAAGGTCAAGCAAGAGAACTGTACGCGCGCGCGCGGCAACCTGGCGGTCGTGCAGCAGGGTGGGCGGGTGAAGTTCGTCGACAAGAACGGCAACGTGCAGTACCTCGACGACAAGAACCGCGCCGACCAGCTGCGTCAGGCCGAGCAGAACGTAGCGACCTGGTGCAAGTGA
- the guaB gene encoding IMP dehydrogenase: MRIIEKAYTFDDVLLVPAHSAVLPRDVLLSTALTRNIQLNLPILSAAMDTVTEARLAIALAQEGGIGILHKNMSAEQQAQQVSKVKRHESGVVKDPITIAPDMLVRDLVSLSRQHKISGLPVVEAGKVVGIVTNRDLRFETRLDVTVRSIMTPRERLVTVKEGASIDEARDLMHQHKLERVLVVNDAFELKGLITVKDIIKTREHPNANKDGQGRLRVGAAVGVGAETDERVAALVEAGVDVVVVDTAHGHSQGVLDRVRWVKQNFPQVDVIGGNIATAAAARALVEAGADGVKVGIGPGSICTTRIVAGVGVPQLTAIHNVADALAGTGVPLIADGGIRFSGDIAKALAAGAHCVMLGGMFAGTEEAPGEVELYQGRSYKSYRGMGSLGAMSQGSSDRYFQDSSSADKYVPEGIEGRVPYKGSIVPVIHQLMGGLRSSMGYLGCKTIAELHEKAEFVEITSAGMSESHVHDVQITKEAPNYNVSR; encoded by the coding sequence ATGCGTATCATCGAAAAAGCCTATACCTTTGACGACGTCCTGCTTGTCCCCGCGCACTCCGCCGTCCTGCCGCGCGATGTCCTCTTGTCCACCGCCCTGACCCGCAATATCCAGCTGAACCTACCGATCCTGTCCGCCGCCATGGACACGGTGACCGAGGCACGCCTGGCGATCGCGCTCGCTCAGGAAGGCGGCATCGGCATCTTGCACAAGAACATGTCGGCCGAGCAGCAGGCGCAGCAAGTGTCCAAGGTGAAACGCCACGAAAGCGGCGTGGTCAAGGACCCGATCACCATCGCTCCAGACATGCTGGTACGCGATCTGGTTTCCCTCAGCCGCCAGCACAAGATCTCCGGCCTGCCGGTGGTCGAGGCCGGCAAGGTGGTCGGCATCGTCACCAACCGCGACCTGCGCTTCGAGACCCGCCTCGACGTGACCGTCCGTTCGATCATGACGCCGCGCGAGCGCCTGGTGACCGTCAAGGAAGGCGCCAGCATCGACGAGGCGCGCGATCTGATGCACCAGCACAAGCTCGAGCGCGTGCTGGTGGTGAACGACGCCTTCGAACTAAAGGGCCTGATCACCGTCAAGGACATCATCAAGACCCGCGAACACCCGAACGCGAACAAGGACGGCCAAGGCCGTCTGCGCGTCGGCGCCGCGGTCGGCGTCGGTGCTGAAACCGACGAGCGCGTCGCCGCGCTGGTCGAGGCCGGCGTCGACGTCGTCGTCGTCGACACCGCGCACGGCCACAGCCAGGGCGTGCTCGACCGCGTGCGTTGGGTCAAGCAGAACTTCCCGCAGGTCGACGTGATCGGCGGCAATATCGCCACCGCCGCCGCCGCGCGCGCGCTGGTCGAAGCCGGCGCCGACGGTGTCAAGGTCGGTATCGGCCCGGGCTCGATCTGCACCACGCGTATCGTCGCCGGCGTCGGCGTACCGCAGCTAACCGCGATCCACAACGTCGCCGACGCATTGGCCGGCACCGGTGTGCCGCTGATCGCCGACGGCGGCATCCGCTTCTCGGGCGACATCGCCAAGGCGCTGGCCGCCGGCGCGCACTGCGTGATGCTCGGCGGCATGTTCGCCGGCACCGAGGAGGCACCGGGCGAGGTCGAGCTGTACCAGGGCCGTTCGTACAAGTCCTACCGCGGCATGGGTTCGCTCGGCGCGATGTCGCAGGGCTCCTCCGACCGCTATTTCCAAGACAGCTCGTCCGCCGACAAATACGTGCCGGAAGGCATCGAGGGCCGCGTGCCGTACAAGGGTTCGATCGTGCCGGTGATCCACCAGCTGATGGGCGGCCTGCGCTCTTCCATGGGCTACCTCGGCTGCAAGACCATCGCCGAGCTGCACGAGAAGGCCGAGTTCGTCGAGATCACCTCGGCCGGCATGAGCGAGTCGCACGTGCACGACGTGCAGATCACCAAGGAAGCGCCGAACTACAACGTGTCGCGCTGA
- a CDS encoding alpha/beta fold hydrolase, translating to MTALSRPSSSQLLGLNRHRHHVRVWHGEADAPTLFLLHGWMDCSASFQFLVDALPAGWTVVSIDWRGFGESDWNVGGYYAPDYLADLDALLEHFSPRSPVWLAGHSMGGMVAMLYAGIRPERVAKLASLEGFGLPATKPEEAPGRYARWLRETRAAPVFGPLESVERVAERQIERNRHLTRERARFMAEALTVADGGTLRYRADPRHKMVNPVLYRLEEAKACWRRIAAPVLWLIGGDTWDHPMAKGVFATLDERRECFADLEEVTVENAGHMLHLEQPEAAAKALAAFFAAQPARADAGGTDTQ from the coding sequence ATGACCGCCCTCTCCCGCCCCAGCTCCTCACAGCTTCTCGGCCTCAACCGCCACCGCCACCATGTTCGCGTCTGGCACGGCGAAGCCGATGCGCCGACGCTGTTCCTGCTGCACGGCTGGATGGACTGCTCGGCGTCGTTCCAGTTCCTCGTCGACGCGCTGCCGGCCGGCTGGACCGTGGTATCGATCGACTGGCGCGGCTTCGGCGAATCGGACTGGAATGTCGGCGGCTACTACGCGCCCGACTACCTCGCCGACCTCGACGCGCTGCTCGAACACTTTTCGCCGCGCTCGCCGGTGTGGCTGGCCGGACACAGCATGGGCGGCATGGTAGCCATGCTGTACGCCGGCATCCGGCCGGAGCGCGTCGCGAAGCTCGCGTCGCTCGAAGGCTTCGGCCTGCCGGCGACCAAGCCCGAAGAAGCGCCGGGCCGCTACGCGCGCTGGCTGCGCGAGACGCGCGCGGCGCCGGTGTTCGGGCCACTGGAAAGCGTGGAAAGGGTGGCCGAGCGCCAGATCGAGCGCAACAGACATCTCACGCGCGAACGCGCGCGGTTCATGGCCGAAGCGTTGACGGTGGCAGACGGCGGCACGCTGCGCTACCGCGCCGACCCGCGCCACAAGATGGTGAACCCGGTGCTGTACCGGCTGGAAGAAGCGAAGGCTTGCTGGCGGCGCATCGCCGCGCCGGTGCTGTGGCTGATCGGCGGCGACACCTGGGATCACCCGATGGCCAAGGGCGTGTTCGCGACGCTGGACGAACGCCGCGAATGCTTCGCTGATTTGGAAGAAGTCACCGTAGAGAACGCCGGCCACATGCTGCACCTCGAACAGCCCGAGGCGGCAGCCAAGGCGCTGGCGGCGTTCTTCGCTGCTCAGCCGGCGCGCGCCGACGCCGGCGGGACCGACACCCAGTAG
- the ribD gene encoding bifunctional diaminohydroxyphosphoribosylaminopyrimidine deaminase/5-amino-6-(5-phosphoribosylamino)uracil reductase RibD translates to MSFTAEDHAMMARALQLAERALFTTTPNPRVGCVIVKDGRIVGEGWHHEAGTPHAEVHALAMAGLAARGATAYVTLEPCSHHGRTPPCADALVKAGVARVVAAMGDPNPDVNGQGMKRLAEAGIETEVGLLESQARELNKGFLSRIERGRPWVTVKTASSLDGKTALLNGQSQWITGPEARRDVHALRARSCAVLTGSGTVIADDPQLTVREVETTRQPMRVVVDSALATSFDAKIYNTEVAPTWLATAVADPARHVPYLARGVHVKVLPAADGRVDLAALLSTLAEAGVGELMVEAGAGLNGALLAAGLVDELYLYYAMTLIGHHAHGLFEWSELTCLRNKQAVRLLDCRAVGADLRLICAVEVSRPAA, encoded by the coding sequence ATGTCGTTTACCGCCGAAGACCACGCGATGATGGCGCGCGCGCTGCAACTGGCCGAGCGCGCGCTCTTCACCACCACGCCCAATCCGCGCGTCGGCTGCGTGATCGTCAAGGATGGCCGTATCGTCGGCGAGGGCTGGCATCACGAGGCCGGCACGCCGCACGCCGAAGTGCACGCGTTGGCGATGGCAGGCCTGGCCGCGCGCGGCGCGACCGCCTACGTCACGCTCGAGCCGTGCAGCCACCACGGCCGCACGCCGCCGTGCGCCGACGCGCTGGTCAAGGCCGGCGTCGCGCGCGTGGTCGCGGCGATGGGCGACCCGAACCCCGATGTGAACGGGCAGGGGATGAAAAGGTTGGCCGAGGCAGGGATCGAAACCGAAGTCGGGCTGCTGGAGTCGCAGGCCCGCGAACTTAACAAGGGTTTCCTGTCGCGCATCGAGCGCGGCCGGCCGTGGGTGACGGTGAAGACCGCGTCCAGCCTCGACGGCAAGACCGCGCTCTTGAACGGGCAGAGCCAGTGGATCACCGGTCCCGAGGCGCGCCGCGACGTGCACGCGCTGCGCGCGCGTTCTTGCGCGGTGCTGACCGGCAGCGGCACGGTGATCGCCGACGATCCGCAGCTGACGGTGCGCGAGGTCGAGACGACGCGCCAGCCTATGCGCGTGGTGGTCGACAGCGCACTGGCGACATCGTTTGACGCGAAGATTTATAACACGGAAGTCGCGCCGACCTGGCTGGCGACGGCCGTCGCCGACCCTGCCCGCCATGTGCCTTATCTTGCGCGCGGCGTCCACGTGAAGGTGTTGCCCGCCGCCGATGGCCGCGTCGATCTTGCCGCGCTGCTTTCAACGTTGGCCGAGGCCGGCGTCGGCGAGCTGATGGTCGAGGCCGGCGCGGGGCTGAACGGCGCCTTGCTCGCCGCGGGCCTCGTCGACGAACTGTACCTTTACTACGCGATGACCTTGATCGGCCATCATGCCCATGGCTTGTTCGAGTGGTCTGAGTTAACATGCCTCCGTAATAAACAGGCTGTGCGACTCCTCGATTGTCGCGCGGTCGGCGCCGACCTGCGGCTGATCTGCGCGGTAGAGGTCTCCCGCCCGGCAGCCTGA
- the nrdR gene encoding transcriptional regulator NrdR — protein MKCPFCGGNDTQVVDSRVSDDGASIRRRRRCADCDKRFTTYETADVRMPQVVKTSGQRSEFDEQKLRTSFLRALHKRPVPTTLVDEAIDRVNHRLLQLGEREVSSRQIGEMVMAELARLDKVAYVRFASVYRSFQDVAEFTDAIEEIQKKAD, from the coding sequence ATGAAATGTCCGTTTTGCGGCGGTAACGATACCCAGGTCGTCGATTCGCGCGTCAGTGACGACGGCGCGAGCATCCGCCGCCGCCGCCGCTGCGCCGACTGCGACAAGCGCTTTACCACGTATGAGACCGCCGACGTGCGCATGCCGCAGGTGGTGAAGACGAGCGGCCAGCGCAGCGAGTTCGACGAGCAGAAACTGCGCACCAGCTTCCTGCGCGCGCTGCACAAGCGCCCGGTGCCGACCACGCTGGTCGACGAGGCGATCGACCGCGTCAACCACCGGCTCTTGCAGCTGGGCGAGCGCGAAGTCAGCAGCCGCCAGATCGGCGAGATGGTGATGGCGGAGCTCGCGCGGCTCGACAAGGTCGCCTACGTGCGCTTCGCGTCGGTCTACCGCAGCTTCCAGGACGTCGCCGAATTCACCGACGCGATCGAGGAAATCCAGAAGAAGGCCGACTGA
- the glyA gene encoding serine hydroxymethyltransferase, translating to MFAADLTLAKYDPELSAAMDAEYRRQEDHVELIASENYVSYAVMEAQGSVLTNKYAEGYPNKRYYGGCEHVDVVEQLAIDRLKALFGAEYANVQPHSGSQANQAVYVSVLKPGDTILGMSLAHGGHLTHGASVNISGKLYNVVAYGLDENEVLDYAQVERLAREHKPKMIVAGASAYALEIDWARFRKIADEVGAYLFVDMAHYAGLVAGGEYPNPVPFADFITTTTHKTLRGPRGGVILAKAEHEKILNSAIFPCLQGGPLMHVIAAKAVAFKEAASPEFKDYARQVKANAKVMAETLTERGLRIVSGKTESHMFLVDLRAKNITGKDAEAALGRAHITVNKNAIPNDPEKPFVTSGIRIGTPAMTTRGFGVEEAKQLANLIADVLDAPQDEANLARVAESVKALCQRLPVYGK from the coding sequence ATGTTTGCAGCCGATCTGACCCTTGCCAAATACGACCCTGAGCTGTCCGCCGCGATGGACGCCGAATACCGCCGCCAGGAAGATCACGTCGAACTGATCGCGTCCGAAAACTACGTGAGCTACGCGGTGATGGAAGCGCAAGGCTCGGTGCTGACCAACAAGTACGCCGAAGGCTATCCGAACAAGCGCTACTACGGCGGCTGTGAGCATGTCGACGTGGTCGAGCAACTGGCGATCGACCGCCTGAAGGCGCTGTTCGGCGCCGAATACGCGAACGTGCAGCCGCACTCGGGCTCGCAGGCGAACCAGGCGGTGTATGTGTCGGTGCTGAAACCGGGCGACACCATCCTCGGCATGAGCCTCGCGCACGGCGGCCACCTGACGCACGGCGCGTCGGTGAATATCTCGGGCAAGCTGTACAACGTGGTCGCCTACGGCCTCGACGAAAACGAAGTGCTCGACTACGCGCAGGTCGAACGCCTGGCGCGCGAACACAAGCCGAAGATGATCGTCGCCGGCGCTTCGGCCTACGCGCTGGAAATCGACTGGGCGCGTTTCCGCAAGATCGCCGACGAAGTCGGCGCCTACCTGTTCGTCGACATGGCCCACTACGCGGGCTTGGTCGCCGGCGGCGAATACCCGAACCCGGTGCCGTTCGCCGACTTCATCACCACCACCACGCACAAGACGCTGCGCGGCCCGCGCGGCGGCGTGATCCTCGCTAAGGCCGAGCACGAGAAGATCCTGAATTCGGCGATCTTCCCGTGCCTGCAGGGCGGCCCGCTGATGCACGTGATCGCCGCCAAGGCGGTCGCGTTCAAGGAAGCCGCGAGCCCGGAATTCAAGGACTACGCCCGCCAAGTCAAGGCCAACGCCAAGGTGATGGCCGAAACGCTGACCGAGCGCGGCCTCAGGATCGTGTCGGGCAAGACCGAATCGCACATGTTCCTGGTCGACCTGCGCGCCAAGAACATCACCGGCAAGGACGCCGAAGCGGCGCTCGGCCGTGCGCACATCACCGTCAACAAGAACGCGATCCCGAACGACCCGGAAAAACCGTTCGTGACCTCGGGCATCCGTATCGGCACCCCGGCGATGACCACCCGCGGTTTCGGCGTCGAAGAGGCGAAGCAGCTCGCGAACCTGATCGCCGACGTGCTCGACGCGCCGCAGGACGAGGCCAACCTCGCCCGCGTCGCCGAGTCGGTGAAGGCGCTGTGCCAGCGGCTGCCGGTGTACGGCAAGTAA